The following proteins are co-located in the Oncorhynchus clarkii lewisi isolate Uvic-CL-2024 chromosome 30, UVic_Ocla_1.0, whole genome shotgun sequence genome:
- the LOC139389546 gene encoding MARVEL domain-containing protein 2-like: MSARGGSSGRFNIVRDAEPHYDQVPVGSLWRDQDLPPPPRSLGGFRGADLAVSSDPLPAPPLPDQPPVGPDFYPPSDGASERLDNDSAAMDIKPVRRFIPDSFKNFFRGNSVRGSSNKPFSLPPSPPLTEKDDLKPGTTRGVPCSPPPSPSLPGSYLDPYGGSGGSYNSRKERDAMLLGTDAFESVSGVTFRSAKTYSERVEDYHQRYAYMKSWAGLLRILGCVELLLGAVVFACACAYVHKDNEWFNMFGYSQPQLFGGLGGGAAAYGGSGSFSYDGPKTPFILVVAGLAWIVTVIMLVLGMTMYYRTILLDSSWWPLTECVINLALGFLYMVAAVMYVRDTTRGGLCYIPVFNNGVNGAFCRTEAGQTAAIIFLFVNMMIYFVGAGVCLKLWRHEAARLRREGLAQEMKTIGSSLPISALGGSRTSAQTPLPTLQTIPEVLDGHVASPAAPLMMEPEILRGHIPAGHIPKPVIIADYVAKYPTIRTEEERDQYKAVFKDQYAEYKELHAEVQVMAKKFDEMDELMRNLPPRPSSQLEKERINTIVLEYQRKKADPTFLEKRERCEYLKNKLSHIKQKINEYNKVMDWNDGFNCGPEDPRMPSHNKRTSPSYHPGSRRHEHRHKHSEHVSNPAYSFYPEEELLHFYRWTSPPGVMKIISIIIIIMCVAVFACVASTLAWDYDMSMMGMSGGVGAGMGIGGGGYGGSYGSSYGGGSSYGSGIGGGSSYGGGSYGSGTQTDPLAGKGFIIAIAAITFIAVLIIFILVVSRQNASRSPKFYLGAIIVSAILAILMIIATIVYLVAVNPTAQSSGSVYYNQIIQLCSQYQNQNQAQGIFINQYLYHYCVVEPQEVIAIILGILVFVGLIILLVFAVKTRQKIRRWGPDRILWEETKVISNSLRTHTIGEWVNNVSGQPDTLVNEYNDKVGGSRNFLDQLPDHRPLYLPGSSDITSSLGGLKSKLRDYDTGAESGGEDLDEIDFNSEFSAIMNEQERLDYKREFDRDHLEYKELQAELDDLNMGLADLDKELDRQPEGSPQFLDAMDKYTRMKNMKKSSDYQLKKKRCKHLKAKLSHIKRKVSEYDRRP, translated from the exons ATGTCTGCTAGAGGAGGTTCCTCTGGCCGTTTCAACATTGTCCGGGATGCAGAACCTCACTACGACCAGGTCCCAGTGGGCTCCTTATGGAGGGACCAggacctccctcctcctccccgctCCCTTGGGGGTTTCAGGGGGGCAGACCTGGCTGTGAGCTCCGACCCCCTGCCCGCCCCTCCCCTCCCAGACCAGCCCCCCGTGGGCCCTGACTTCTACCCCCCTAGCGACGGTGCCTCGGAGCGCCTTGACAACGACAGTGCGGCCATGGACATCAAACCCGTCCGCCGCTTTATTCCTGACTCCTTCAAGAACTTCTTCCGCGGCAACAGTGTCCGTGGTAGCAGCAACAAGCCCTTCTCCTTACCCCCCTCCCCGCCGCTGACGGAAAAAGACGACCTCAAACCAGGAACCACTAGAGGTGTCCCctgctcccctcccccctctccctccctccctggctccTACCTGGATCCGTATGGAGGCTCTGGCGGCAGCTACAACTCCAGAAAAGAACGTGACGCCATGTTGCTAGGAACCGATGCATTCGAGTCTGTCTCAGGCGTCACATTCCGCTCAGCCAAGACCTACAGCGAGCGGGTGGAGGATTACCACCAGCGCTACGCCTATATGAAGTCCTGGGCGGGGTTACTGCGCATCCTGGGCTGCGTCGAGCTCCTTTTGGGCGCTGTCGTCTTCGCCTGCGCGTGTGCTTATGTGCACAAGGACAACGAGTGGTTCAATATGTTCGGCTACTCCCAGCCACAGTTGTTTGGGGGGTTAGGGGGCGGCGCAGCAGCGTACGGAGGCAGCGGATCGTTCAGCTACGACGGACCCAAAACCCCCTTCATCTTGGTAGTGGCTGGCCTGGCCTGGATAGTAACGGTCATTATGCTAGTCCTGGGGATGACCATGTACTACCGTACCATCCTCCTAGACTCGTCTTGGTGGCCGTTGACTGAGTGTGTAATTAACCTGGCCCTTGGGTTTCTCTACATGGTAGCAGCGGTCATGTACGTCAGGGACACAACCAGAGGAGGCCTCTGTTACATCCCTGTCTTCAACAACGGAGTCAACGGAGCCTTCTGTCGCACAGAGGCCGGCCAGACCGCCGCCATTATTTTTCTGTTCGTCAACATGATGATATATTTTGTGGGCGCCGGTGTGTGTCTGAAGCTGTGGCGGCACGAGGCGGCGAGGCTGAGGAGGGAGGGGTTAGCGCAGGAG ATGAAAACCATTGGATCTTCCCTGCCAATATCTGCT CTGGGCGGTTCCAGGACCTCAGCGCAGACCCCTCTCCCCACCCTCCAGACTATCCCGGAGGTGTTGGACGGCCATGTTGCCTCTCCAGCCGCCCCTCTGATGATGGAGCCAGAGATCCTCCGAGGACACATACCCGCAGGACACATCCCCAAACCTGTAATCATCGCAGACTACGTGGC GAAGTACCCGACAATCCGtacggaggaggagagggaccagTACAAGGCTGTGTTTAAGGACCAGTATGCTGAGTACAAAGAGCTGCATGCTGAGGTCCAGGTCATGGCCAAGAAGTTTGACGAGATGGACGAACTGATGAGGAACCTGCCTCCACGGCCCTCCAGTCAACTG GAGAAGGAACGCATCAATACCATAGTATTGGAGTACCAGAGAAAGAAAGCG GATCCTACGTTCcttgagaagagggagaggtgtgAGTACCTGAAGAACAAACTGTCCCACATCAAACAGAAGATCAACGAATACAACAAGGTCATGGACTGGAACGACGGATTCAACT GTGGACCAGAGGATCCCAGGATGCCCTCTCACAACAAACGCACCTCTCCTTCCTACCATCCCGGCAGCAGACG CCATGAACACAGGCACAAGCATAGCGAGCATGTCTCCAACCCAGCCTACTCTTTCTACCCAGAAGAGGAGCTCCTCCACTTCTACCGCTGGACCTCTCCTCCAGGGGTGATGAAGATcatctccatcatcatcatcatcatgtgcGTAGCGGTCTTCGCCTGCGTGGCGTCTACGCTCGCCTGGGACTACGACATGAGCATGATGGGAATGAGCGGCGGCGTCGGCGCCGGGATGGGCATCGGAGGCGGAGGATACGGTGGGAGCTACGGCAGTAGTTATGGCGGTGGCTCGTCCTACGGCAGCGGTATCGGCGGAGGCTCGTCCTACGGCGGAGGTAGCTACGGAAGCGGGACCCAGACTGACCCCCTGGCGGGGAAGGGCTTCATCATTGCCATAGCAGCCATCACCTTCATCGCCGTGCTCATCATCTTCATCCTAGTGGTGTCGCGGCAGAACGCGTCCCGCTCGCCAAAGTTCTACCTGGGGGCCATCATCGTGTCTGCCATCTTGGCGATACTAATGATCATCGCTACTATAGTCTACCTGGTGGCAGTGAACCCCACAGCCCAGTCCTCAGGGTCCGTCTACTACAACCAGATCATACAGCTGTGTTCCCAgtaccagaatcagaaccaagccCAGGGCATCTTCATCAACCAGTACCTCTACCATTACTGCGTGGTGGAACCTCAGGAG GTCATAGCCATCATCCTGGGAATCTTGGTATTCGTGGGTCTGATCATCCTGCTGGTGTTTGCTGTGAAGACGCGTCAGAAGATCAGACGTTGGGGCCCAGACAGAATCCTCTGGGAGGAGACCAAGGTTATCAGCAACAGCCTGCGCACACACACCATCGgagagtgg GTGAATAACGTGTCTGGTCAGCCGGACACTCTGGTGAATGAATACAACGACAAGGTGGGGGGCTCCAGGAACTTCCTGGACCAGCTGCCAGACCACAGACCTCTGTATCTGCCTGG GAGCTCAGACATAACAAGTTCGTTGGGAGGACTGAAGAGCAAGCTGAGGGACTACGACACTGGTGCAGAATCGGGAGGAGAGGATCTGGACGAGATCGACTTTAACTC